Proteins encoded together in one Oceanobacillus iheyensis HTE831 window:
- a CDS encoding aspartate kinase, translating to MKVAKFGGSSVANAEQIQKVANIIKADPSRKVVVVSAPGKRFKDDVKITDLLIEFAGSHQRKQFEQSEKTLTIIMDRFKEIVDNLNLHTSIIDDIKQTIEEDLNKDLSPNQLLDAIKAIGEDSSAKIVSAYLQHIGIDATYMNPKDAGIYVSNEPGHAQLLPESFPIIKKLRDIDKVVVIPGFFGYAENGELVTFSRGGSDITGSILAAGTKAELYENFTDVDSVYAVNPTIVNNPKEINVLTYKEMRELSYAGFSVFHDEALIPAFREQIPVCIKNTNNPDSPGTMIVSERDARDNCVVGIASDVGFCSLYVSKFLMNREVGFGRKLLNIFEDEDISFEHAPSGIDDMSVIFRDHKFTPEKERIVIDRIKNELHVDTVSIHRDLAVIMVVGEGLVNTIGVAARATSSFSKARVNIEMINQGSSEVSMMFGIHAEDIDKAIQSLYHEFFEVSQKVEEAETKILT from the coding sequence ATGAAAGTAGCAAAATTTGGAGGAAGCTCAGTTGCAAATGCAGAACAAATTCAGAAAGTAGCAAATATTATCAAGGCGGATCCCTCCAGAAAAGTTGTTGTTGTATCCGCACCCGGTAAAAGATTTAAAGACGATGTCAAAATCACTGATCTATTAATTGAATTTGCTGGCAGTCATCAGCGAAAACAATTCGAACAAAGTGAGAAAACATTAACTATTATAATGGACCGTTTCAAGGAAATTGTCGACAATTTAAATTTGCATACCAGTATAATTGATGATATTAAACAAACAATTGAAGAAGATTTAAATAAGGATCTATCACCAAACCAACTTTTAGATGCAATTAAAGCAATTGGTGAAGATAGCTCGGCAAAAATAGTTAGTGCATACCTTCAACATATAGGTATAGATGCTACATATATGAACCCGAAGGATGCAGGTATATATGTTAGTAATGAACCAGGACATGCACAATTATTACCTGAAAGTTTTCCGATTATTAAAAAGCTACGTGATATTGATAAAGTCGTAGTCATCCCAGGATTCTTTGGATATGCCGAGAATGGAGAACTTGTTACATTCTCTAGAGGCGGTTCCGATATTACTGGTTCGATCTTAGCTGCAGGGACAAAGGCAGAATTATATGAGAATTTCACTGATGTAGATTCGGTATATGCTGTTAACCCAACAATTGTTAATAATCCGAAAGAAATAAATGTATTGACGTATAAAGAAATGCGAGAATTATCATACGCTGGTTTCTCTGTTTTTCATGATGAAGCATTAATTCCTGCTTTTCGTGAACAAATTCCCGTATGTATTAAGAACACCAATAATCCAGATTCTCCGGGAACAATGATTGTATCAGAACGTGATGCGAGAGACAATTGTGTTGTTGGAATTGCAAGTGATGTTGGATTTTGCAGTCTTTATGTAAGTAAATTTCTAATGAACAGAGAAGTTGGATTCGGACGCAAACTTCTCAATATTTTTGAAGATGAAGATATTTCTTTTGAACACGCTCCTTCAGGAATAGATGACATGTCCGTTATATTTAGAGATCACAAGTTTACTCCAGAAAAAGAACGTATCGTAATAGACCGTATTAAAAACGAATTACATGTGGACACAGTTAGTATTCATCGTGATCTAGCTGTCATTATGGTAGTTGGTGAAGGTCTTGTAAATACAATTGGAGTTGCTGCCAGAGCTACTTCTTCATTCTCTAAAGCAAGAGTAAATATTGAAATGATTAACCAAGGTTCCTCAGAAGTATCCATGATGTTTGGTATACACGCAGAAGATATTGATAAAGCCATTCAATCTCTATACCATGAATTTTTTGAAGTGAGCCAAAAAGTTGAAGAAGCTGAGACAAAAATATTAACGTAA
- a CDS encoding sigma-54-dependent Fis family transcriptional regulator produces MKQVLIVGGGKGGTALFHLLQATSRMNIKAVVDLNLTAPAIQLAKNAGIPVSTNWKDWIFEEVDIVLEATGVESVLEEIIEVRPRKTVVVPGSVANIISELLYEKEYLVEKVKSQANRLELILNHIHDGMIVIDKNEKVELLNNRAENILNKKEFEYKGKHIYDLLPSSRLPNVLKSQRRELNQKTILDNGKKVISTRIPIISKTGDLVGAFAVFKDITEVVKLAEENTDLNEIKTMLEAIINSSDEAISVVDEKGNGLIINPAYTRITGLTEEDVIGRPATVDISEGESMHLKVLETRRVVRGVHMKVGPHNKEVIVNVAPVIVQGKIKGSVGVLHDVSEIQLLTKELKRARQIIRNLEARYTFDDIIGSSPEMKLALEQAKVGAKTPAIVLLRGESGTGKELFAHAIHNESDRKHHKFIRVNCAALSESLLESELFGYEEGAFTGAKTGGKKGFFEEANGGSIFLDEIGELSLTMQAKLLRVLQEKEVVRVGGSTPISIDIRVIAATNVNLEKAIMNRTFREDLYYRINKLPITVPAIKERISDLPELIQHIIHKMNNEYGRNVVRISTKAVDQLMKYHWPGNVRELENVVSRAMIFMDNTEEVLDVKHLPNIIARKHEDTYVKLNSDGEITKLQDALDVYEKQYINMVFERCNKNKTKTAKELQISVRNLYYKLDKYNLE; encoded by the coding sequence ATGAAACAAGTATTAATTGTTGGTGGCGGTAAAGGCGGAACTGCATTATTTCATTTATTACAGGCAACTAGTCGGATGAACATAAAGGCAGTTGTTGATCTAAATTTAACTGCGCCCGCTATACAACTGGCGAAAAATGCAGGTATTCCAGTGAGTACTAATTGGAAAGATTGGATTTTTGAAGAAGTGGATATTGTTTTAGAGGCAACAGGTGTGGAATCAGTATTAGAAGAAATTATAGAAGTACGGCCTCGAAAAACAGTAGTAGTTCCAGGTTCAGTTGCTAATATAATCTCTGAATTGCTATATGAAAAAGAATACCTTGTTGAAAAAGTAAAATCACAAGCAAACAGATTGGAACTTATCCTCAATCATATTCATGACGGAATGATTGTTATTGATAAAAATGAAAAGGTAGAGCTTTTAAATAATCGGGCAGAAAATATTTTAAATAAAAAAGAGTTTGAGTATAAAGGGAAACACATCTATGATTTGTTACCTTCGAGTAGGTTACCGAATGTTTTAAAATCCCAAAGAAGAGAATTAAACCAAAAAACAATTTTAGATAATGGTAAGAAAGTAATTTCTACCCGAATCCCAATTATTAGTAAAACCGGTGATTTAGTTGGTGCTTTTGCTGTATTTAAAGATATTACAGAGGTTGTCAAGCTTGCTGAAGAAAATACGGATTTAAATGAAATAAAAACGATGTTAGAAGCGATTATAAATTCATCAGATGAGGCGATAAGTGTAGTAGATGAAAAAGGAAATGGTCTCATCATTAATCCTGCGTATACTCGAATTACCGGGCTAACGGAAGAAGATGTAATTGGAAGACCAGCGACTGTAGACATCTCAGAGGGAGAAAGTATGCACCTCAAAGTTCTAGAAACGCGTCGGGTGGTTAGAGGCGTACATATGAAAGTAGGCCCTCATAACAAAGAAGTGATTGTTAATGTTGCCCCTGTCATTGTACAAGGAAAAATTAAGGGTAGTGTTGGGGTTTTACATGATGTTTCAGAAATTCAGTTATTGACGAAAGAATTAAAACGAGCAAGGCAAATTATCCGTAACTTAGAAGCTCGGTATACATTTGACGATATAATTGGAAGTTCTCCAGAAATGAAGTTAGCGCTTGAACAAGCAAAAGTAGGTGCAAAGACTCCGGCAATTGTGTTGCTACGTGGAGAGTCAGGCACAGGAAAAGAACTGTTTGCTCATGCAATTCATAACGAAAGTGATCGCAAGCACCATAAGTTTATTCGAGTGAATTGTGCTGCGCTTTCAGAATCGCTATTAGAAAGTGAGCTATTTGGGTATGAAGAAGGAGCTTTTACTGGTGCAAAAACTGGTGGTAAAAAAGGCTTCTTCGAGGAAGCGAATGGAGGAAGTATCTTTTTAGATGAAATAGGTGAATTGTCACTAACCATGCAAGCGAAATTACTTCGAGTACTTCAAGAAAAGGAAGTAGTACGTGTCGGTGGGTCCACCCCTATTTCTATAGATATACGCGTGATTGCAGCAACGAATGTAAATCTTGAAAAAGCGATAATGAACCGTACATTTAGAGAAGATTTATATTATCGGATAAATAAGCTTCCAATTACAGTTCCTGCAATAAAAGAACGAATTTCTGATTTACCAGAGCTTATACAACATATCATTCATAAAATGAACAATGAATATGGGAGAAATGTTGTTAGAATATCTACGAAGGCTGTTGATCAATTAATGAAATATCATTGGCCTGGCAATGTACGAGAATTAGAAAATGTCGTAAGTAGAGCGATGATATTTATGGATAATACAGAAGAAGTACTTGATGTTAAGCATTTACCTAACATCATTGCTAGAAAACATGAAGATACTTACGTAAAGCTAAACTCAGACGGTGAAATCACCAAATTGCAAGATGCTTTGGATGTCTATGAAAAACAGTATATTAATATGGTATTTGAACGATGTAATAAAAATAAAACGAAGACAGCAAAAGAACTACAAATTTCTGTACGTAACTTATACTATAAGTTAGATAAATACAACCTTGAATAA
- the spo0A gene encoding sporulation transcription factor Spo0A — translation MEKISVCLVDDNKELIEMMEDYFSEQHDIEVIGTAFNGRDCISMLEEKNPDVLILDIIMPHIDGLAVLNSIKSMNLTPKPNVIMLTAFGQEEVMKKAVDLGASYFILKPFDLSNLADQIRQVQGTTVTSSPTVSKTAKVEKKKQDLEANITNIIHEIGVPAHIKGYMYLREAITMVYNDIELLGSITKVLYPDIAKKFNTTASRVERAIRHAIEVAWSRGNIDSISALFGYTINISKAKPTNSEFIAMVADRLRLEHKVS, via the coding sequence GTGGAGAAAATTTCTGTTTGTTTAGTTGATGATAACAAAGAACTTATTGAGATGATGGAGGACTATTTTAGCGAACAACATGATATTGAAGTTATTGGAACTGCTTTTAATGGGAGAGATTGTATTAGTATGCTGGAGGAAAAAAATCCAGATGTATTAATATTAGATATCATAATGCCCCATATCGATGGGTTAGCTGTATTAAATAGTATTAAATCCATGAATTTAACACCTAAACCAAATGTTATTATGTTGACAGCATTTGGCCAAGAAGAAGTAATGAAAAAGGCAGTTGATTTAGGAGCCTCTTATTTTATTCTAAAACCATTCGATTTATCTAATTTAGCAGATCAAATTCGACAGGTTCAAGGCACTACCGTTACTTCTAGTCCTACAGTATCAAAAACAGCTAAAGTAGAAAAGAAGAAACAGGATCTTGAGGCAAATATAACGAATATTATTCATGAGATTGGAGTTCCTGCACATATTAAAGGGTATATGTATTTAAGAGAAGCGATTACAATGGTATATAATGACATTGAATTGCTAGGTTCAATCACAAAGGTACTATATCCTGATATAGCGAAGAAATTTAATACCACTGCCTCACGAGTAGAAAGAGCAATACGTCATGCGATTGAAGTTGCATGGAGCCGGGGCAATATTGATTCTATCTCTGCCTTGTTTGGTTACACCATAAATATTTCGAAAGCTAAGCCAACAAACTCTGAATTTATTGCTATGGTAGCTGACCGGTTAAGGTTGGAGCATAAAGTCAGCTAA
- the buk gene encoding butyrate kinase, with the protein MQTNGRILVVQPELYATTIGVFENERFLYKQTIQHNEEELSKFTRIMDQVAYRKQTLLHQLDLDGINISKFSAVCGRGGLLQPITGGTYAVNDKMLYDLKTASYGEHVSNLGAVIADSIAKGLNIPAYIVDPPVVDEMQSIARISGIPEIERKSIFHALNHRQAGRLASKRLGKNYNELNLIVIHIARGITIGAHNKGKIIDVTNGLEGEGPFTIDRSGGIPIARFLRYGIDKFDQIEDWEQKLIKQSGLKGYLHTEDPKVIQLNLLKKDPWTMEIMQALAYQIAKEIGSMSTVLHGEVDGIVFTGNVEDDDFVMKEVITRINWIADVMVFPGNNELEAMNEGVLQVIRGEIPVKVYP; encoded by the coding sequence GTGCAAACAAATGGAAGGATACTAGTGGTTCAACCAGAATTATACGCAACAACTATTGGCGTGTTTGAAAATGAAAGGTTTCTGTATAAACAAACGATTCAACATAATGAAGAAGAGTTAAGTAAATTCACTCGAATCATGGACCAAGTTGCTTATCGAAAACAAACCCTTCTGCATCAATTAGATCTTGATGGTATAAATATTTCAAAATTTAGTGCTGTATGCGGAAGAGGTGGATTACTTCAACCTATTACTGGTGGAACTTATGCTGTAAATGATAAAATGCTTTATGATTTGAAAACAGCTTCCTATGGAGAACATGTATCTAATTTAGGGGCGGTTATAGCTGATAGCATTGCTAAGGGATTAAACATTCCTGCATATATTGTTGATCCGCCAGTAGTTGATGAAATGCAGTCAATAGCGCGGATATCGGGAATTCCCGAAATTGAAAGAAAGAGTATATTTCATGCTTTGAACCATAGACAAGCAGGAAGACTAGCTTCCAAGCGTTTAGGAAAAAATTACAATGAGCTGAATCTTATTGTAATTCATATCGCACGAGGTATAACTATTGGCGCACATAATAAAGGGAAAATAATTGATGTTACTAATGGGTTAGAAGGGGAAGGTCCTTTCACTATAGATCGTTCTGGTGGCATTCCAATTGCTAGGTTTCTAAGATATGGGATAGATAAATTTGATCAGATCGAGGATTGGGAACAGAAATTAATAAAACAATCTGGCTTAAAAGGATATCTTCACACTGAAGATCCAAAGGTTATTCAATTGAATTTATTAAAAAAAGACCCTTGGACAATGGAAATCATGCAAGCATTAGCATATCAAATTGCGAAAGAAATTGGGTCAATGAGTACAGTTTTACATGGAGAAGTAGATGGTATAGTTTTCACGGGGAACGTAGAAGATGATGATTTTGTAATGAAGGAAGTAATCACAAGAATAAATTGGATTGCAGATGTGATGGTTTTTCCAGGTAATAATGAGCTTGAAGCTATGAATGAAGGCGTTCTTCAAGTGATTCGAGGAGAAATCCCCGTGAAAGTCTATCCGTAA
- a CDS encoding Leu/Phe/Val dehydrogenase: MEIFTSLQKYDYEQLLFCQDKNSGLKAIIAIHDTTLGPALGGTRMWTYKTEDDAIVDALRLAKGMTYKNAAAGLNLGGGKTVIIGDPKKDKNPEMFRAFGRYIQGLNGRYITAEDVGTTEMDMDLIHLETDYVTGTSSYSGASGNPSPITALGLYHGMKATAKEAFGTESLEGKTVAVQGVGNVAYHLCEFLHKEGANLIVTDINKESVKRAVEDFGAKAVDPDEIYGVECDIYAPCALGATINDETLDKLKAKAVAGSANNQLMSTKHGDILHERGIVYAPDYVINAGGVINVADELVGYNRERAMKKVEMVYDNVEKVFEISKRDNIPTHVAADRMAEERIQSVRNSRSQFLRNEKHILNFN; encoded by the coding sequence ATGGAAATCTTTACAAGCTTACAAAAATATGATTATGAACAATTACTTTTTTGCCAAGATAAAAATTCAGGATTAAAAGCGATTATTGCTATACATGATACTACATTAGGACCCGCACTAGGCGGAACGAGAATGTGGACATATAAGACAGAAGATGATGCAATAGTTGACGCCCTACGGTTGGCAAAAGGAATGACATATAAAAATGCAGCTGCTGGATTAAATCTTGGTGGAGGGAAAACAGTAATTATCGGTGATCCAAAAAAAGATAAAAATCCCGAAATGTTTCGTGCGTTTGGAAGATACATCCAAGGTTTAAACGGGCGGTATATTACTGCAGAAGATGTTGGAACAACTGAAATGGATATGGACTTAATACATTTAGAAACAGATTATGTTACAGGAACCTCTTCTTATTCAGGTGCATCCGGTAATCCATCTCCTATTACAGCGTTAGGATTATATCATGGTATGAAAGCAACGGCCAAAGAAGCTTTCGGAACAGAGTCGCTGGAAGGAAAAACCGTAGCAGTTCAAGGTGTTGGGAATGTTGCATATCATCTATGTGAATTTTTACATAAAGAAGGAGCAAATTTAATCGTTACTGATATTAATAAAGAGTCTGTAAAGCGTGCAGTAGAAGATTTTGGGGCAAAAGCAGTAGACCCAGATGAGATTTATGGAGTGGAGTGCGATATTTATGCTCCGTGTGCACTAGGAGCTACAATTAACGATGAAACGTTAGATAAATTGAAAGCAAAAGCTGTCGCAGGATCTGCTAACAACCAATTAATGTCAACAAAACATGGTGATATATTGCATGAACGGGGAATTGTTTACGCACCAGATTATGTTATTAATGCAGGTGGAGTTATTAATGTTGCAGATGAGTTAGTTGGTTATAACAGAGAAAGAGCAATGAAAAAAGTAGAAATGGTTTATGACAATGTAGAGAAAGTGTTCGAGATTTCAAAAAGAGATAATATTCCTACACATGTTGCAGCAGATAGAATGGCGGAGGAACGAATTCAATCCGTACGTAATTCTAGAAGCCAGTTTCTACGAAATGAAAAACACATACTAAATTTTAATTAA
- a CDS encoding thiamine pyrophosphate-dependent dehydrogenase E1 component subunit alpha, whose amino-acid sequence MTESQLGISNDIALGMYEMMLLARKLDERMWLLNRAGKIPFVISCQGQEAAQVGAAFALNRTTDYIAPYYRDLGVVLAFGMSAQDVMLSAFAKAEDPNSGGRQMPGHFGQKKNRILTGSSPVTTQLPHAVGVALAAKMDKEPLVSFVTLGEGSSNQGDFHEGLNFAGVHKLPVITMVENNKYAISVPYDRQVASETISERANSYGMPGVTVDGNDPVAVYQAVSEARDRAVRGEGPTLIEAITYRLTAHSSDDDDRAYREKNEVEEAKKKDSIITFATTLKEAGVLKDEKEQEIMSRIDELVNEATDYAENASYAEPEDALRYVYEEE is encoded by the coding sequence ATGACTGAGTCTCAACTAGGAATAAGTAATGATATTGCCTTAGGAATGTATGAAATGATGTTATTGGCAAGAAAATTAGATGAGAGAATGTGGCTATTAAATCGTGCCGGGAAAATTCCTTTTGTTATTTCCTGTCAAGGTCAAGAAGCTGCACAAGTCGGAGCTGCCTTTGCATTAAATCGTACTACGGATTATATTGCTCCTTATTATCGTGATTTAGGAGTTGTATTAGCTTTTGGTATGAGTGCACAAGATGTTATGTTATCTGCTTTTGCAAAAGCAGAAGATCCGAATTCTGGTGGAAGACAAATGCCTGGACACTTTGGACAAAAGAAAAATAGAATTTTAACTGGTTCTTCACCTGTAACAACCCAATTACCACATGCGGTTGGTGTTGCATTAGCGGCAAAAATGGACAAAGAACCTCTGGTATCTTTTGTGACCTTAGGAGAAGGATCATCAAATCAGGGTGATTTTCATGAAGGACTTAACTTTGCAGGGGTTCATAAACTTCCTGTAATTACAATGGTTGAAAATAACAAGTATGCTATTTCCGTACCTTATGACCGCCAAGTGGCAAGTGAAACTATTTCTGAAAGAGCGAACTCCTATGGAATGCCTGGAGTAACAGTGGACGGAAATGATCCGGTGGCTGTGTATCAAGCTGTTTCAGAAGCAAGAGACAGGGCTGTAAGAGGAGAAGGGCCAACATTAATTGAAGCAATTACGTATCGCCTGACAGCACATTCAAGTGATGATGATGATCGGGCATACCGTGAAAAAAATGAAGTTGAAGAAGCGAAGAAGAAAGATTCAATTATTACATTTGCGACAACTTTAAAAGAAGCTGGAGTACTTAAAGATGAAAAAGAACAAGAAATTATGTCTCGTATTGATGAACTTGTAAATGAAGCAACGGATTATGCGGAAAATGCTTCCTATGCAGAACCAGAAGATGCTTTGCGATATGTGTATGAGGAAGAATAG
- a CDS encoding alpha-ketoacid dehydrogenase subunit beta → MPVMSYIQAITTAMKEEMRRDKDVFVLGEDVGKKGGVFKATDGLYEEFGEDRVLDTPLAESAIAGVAIGAAMYGKRPIAEMQFADFIMPAVNQIISEAAKIRYRSNNDWSAPLTVRAPYGGGVHGALYHSQSVEAVFANQPGLKIVMPSTPYDAKGLLKAAIRDNDPVLFFEHKRAYRLLKEEVPEDDYVLPIGKADVKREGEDITVITYGLCVHFALQAAEKLAEEGIDVHILDLRTVYPLDKEAIREAASKTGKVLLITEDNKEGSIIGEVAAIISESCLFDLDAPIQRLAGPDIPAMPYAPTMEKYFMVNPDKVEKAMRELAEY, encoded by the coding sequence ATGCCAGTAATGTCTTATATTCAAGCAATTACTACTGCAATGAAAGAAGAAATGCGTAGAGACAAAGATGTATTTGTTTTAGGAGAAGATGTCGGAAAAAAAGGTGGGGTCTTTAAAGCTACAGATGGCTTATATGAAGAATTTGGCGAAGATCGGGTATTAGATACACCTTTAGCAGAATCTGCGATAGCGGGAGTCGCAATTGGTGCAGCTATGTATGGCAAGAGGCCAATTGCGGAAATGCAGTTTGCTGATTTTATTATGCCAGCTGTAAATCAGATTATTTCAGAAGCAGCTAAAATACGATATCGTTCAAATAATGATTGGAGTGCACCTTTAACGGTAAGAGCGCCATATGGTGGAGGTGTACATGGAGCATTATATCATTCGCAGTCTGTAGAAGCAGTTTTCGCTAATCAGCCTGGTCTAAAAATTGTTATGCCTTCAACTCCCTATGATGCTAAAGGACTGTTAAAAGCAGCTATTCGTGATAATGATCCGGTGCTATTTTTTGAGCATAAACGTGCTTATCGTTTGTTGAAAGAAGAAGTACCTGAAGACGATTATGTACTACCTATTGGAAAAGCAGACGTTAAACGCGAAGGCGAAGATATTACCGTTATTACGTATGGCTTATGTGTTCACTTTGCACTTCAAGCAGCTGAAAAGTTAGCTGAAGAAGGTATTGATGTGCATATTTTAGATCTAAGAACAGTGTATCCGTTAGACAAAGAGGCAATTCGTGAAGCTGCAAGCAAAACTGGTAAAGTACTTCTAATTACAGAGGATAATAAAGAAGGTAGCATTATTGGTGAAGTTGCAGCGATAATTTCAGAATCCTGTTTGTTTGATTTAGATGCACCAATTCAACGATTAGCTGGTCCAGATATACCTGCTATGCCTTATGCGCCAACAATGGAGAAGTACTTTATGGTTAATCCAGATAAAGTAGAAAAAGCAATGCGAGAACTCGCAGAATACTAA
- a CDS encoding DUF2627 domain-containing protein — MQRLLAVIVIFIPGIIAALGIKLMRDTLFDEFYAIFFYGSIQFIVGLVLFILGVAFLGGFIIYRDKKKQKELFDKKKDG, encoded by the coding sequence ATGCAACGCTTATTAGCAGTTATTGTTATATTTATTCCTGGAATCATCGCAGCACTTGGCATAAAACTCATGCGCGATACGTTGTTCGATGAATTTTATGCAATATTTTTCTATGGTAGTATTCAGTTTATAGTAGGACTTGTCTTGTTTATTTTAGGAGTAGCATTCTTGGGTGGTTTTATTATTTACCGAGATAAGAAAAAGCAAAAAGAACTTTTTGACAAAAAGAAAGACGGATAA
- the lpdA gene encoding dihydrolipoyl dehydrogenase yields MATEYDLVILGGGTGGYVAAIRASQLKMKVAIVEKAELGGTCLHRGCIPSKALLRSAEVYQQTTRADEFGIQVAKPVLDFSKVQQRKQKIIDQLHQGVQGLMKKGKIDVYQGFGRILGPSIFSPMPGTISVEYSDGKENDMLLPKNVLIATGSRPNQLPGFEFDHNYILSSDDALALETLPDSIVIIGGGVIGIEWASMLNDFEVDVTILENQDRILSTEDAEISKEMSKLLSQKGINIITNANVKADSVKKDQGVSLQVDVDGEIQTHQAEKVLMSVGRKGNIENIGLENTDIVTDRNLIMTNEFYQTKESHIYAIGDVIGGLQLAHVASHEGIKAVEHMAGHTVEKIKANAIPSCIYSSPEAASIGLTEAQAKEKDYEVKVGKFPFKAVGKALVYGESEGFVKIVSDKNTNDLLGVHMIGPHVTDMIAEASLAKFLDATPWEISESIHPHPTLSEVIGEAALAVEGNQIHG; encoded by the coding sequence ATGGCAACGGAATACGATTTAGTCATACTTGGAGGAGGAACTGGTGGTTATGTTGCCGCCATTCGTGCTTCACAATTAAAAATGAAAGTTGCGATTGTTGAAAAAGCTGAGTTAGGAGGCACATGTCTTCATCGTGGTTGTATTCCATCCAAAGCATTACTTCGGAGTGCGGAAGTATATCAACAAACGACTCGGGCAGATGAATTTGGGATTCAAGTAGCAAAGCCTGTTCTTGATTTTTCAAAAGTACAACAACGAAAACAAAAGATAATTGACCAGCTGCATCAAGGAGTACAAGGGTTGATGAAAAAAGGGAAAATTGATGTTTATCAAGGCTTTGGGAGAATACTAGGGCCAAGTATATTTTCACCAATGCCTGGAACGATATCGGTCGAGTATAGTGATGGAAAAGAAAACGATATGCTCTTACCAAAAAATGTTTTGATTGCAACGGGATCAAGACCTAACCAATTACCGGGTTTTGAATTTGATCACAATTATATTTTAAGTTCAGATGATGCGTTGGCATTAGAAACACTTCCTGATTCTATAGTAATTATTGGTGGTGGCGTTATTGGTATTGAGTGGGCATCTATGTTAAATGACTTTGAAGTAGATGTCACTATTCTCGAAAATCAAGACCGAATCCTTTCAACAGAAGATGCTGAAATTTCAAAGGAAATGAGTAAATTATTATCCCAAAAAGGCATTAACATCATTACCAACGCAAATGTAAAAGCTGATTCTGTAAAGAAAGATCAAGGTGTTTCTTTACAAGTAGATGTTGATGGAGAAATACAAACTCATCAAGCAGAGAAAGTTCTTATGTCTGTAGGAAGAAAAGGGAATATTGAAAATATTGGACTGGAGAATACAGATATCGTAACAGATAGAAATTTAATTATGACAAATGAGTTTTATCAAACGAAGGAATCACACATCTATGCTATTGGTGATGTAATTGGCGGTCTTCAATTAGCTCATGTTGCATCACATGAAGGAATAAAAGCTGTAGAACATATGGCAGGGCATACCGTTGAAAAAATAAAAGCTAATGCGATCCCTTCTTGTATTTATTCTAGTCCTGAAGCAGCAAGTATTGGTTTGACGGAGGCGCAAGCAAAAGAAAAAGATTATGAAGTAAAAGTAGGTAAATTTCCTTTTAAAGCAGTCGGTAAGGCTTTAGTTTACGGGGAAAGTGAAGGCTTTGTAAAAATAGTCTCTGATAAAAATACCAATGATCTATTAGGAGTTCATATGATTGGTCCACATGTGACAGATATGATTGCTGAAGCGAGTCTTGCTAAATTTTTAGATGCTACTCCGTGGGAAATTAGTGAAAGTATTCATCCACATCCAACATTATCAGAAGTGATCGGTGAAGCTGCATTAGCAGTAGAAGGAAATCAAATTCATGGTTAA